One window of the Clostridia bacterium genome contains the following:
- the rnr gene encoding ribonuclease R translates to MSRRSITKNIYRNTLFEGVIRGNRKGFAFLARSDGGEDMFISHENLHGAQHGDTVQCRRLYSDDVEVVKILKRGVTQLIGTLKVYRNGCFVVPDEEAYYTDIHVDDLVEGAKNGYKVVVDVVDYPKGCNPEGVIRRVLGKAGEKQSEVLSCLYRYGFADVFPEDALNEAASLTMGEAEEDRADLRDLLTITIDGDDARDFDDAISISRTKGDGYELWVHIADVSHYVREGNPIDREAYQRATSVYFPRQAFPMLPEALSNDLCSLMPDRDRFCLSCRMRFTAHGERKDVYLTKSVIHSAYRMTYRKVQGILDGDETLCRQYEPIVKMLTTATDLARLLRKKRIDRGAIDFSAHETTVLFDGERIEGVVPAEITESNAVIEDFMIAANEAVASTLERAGYPCAYRVHDVPEEDKLHQLTAFAECFGLAPEGRYLNEKEICDFVRAVAETPYGDVISTVAIRCMQKAKYSPFNIGHYGLGSECYCHFTSPIRRYPDLMVHRMVKLYLERKGAPLADEEKDALTEAMESACMHCSMQERAAEKAERDIVHYYEAVYMQEHLDGHFSAVVSGMTTRMMFATLPSGIEGGIPVEDMHDSFYYDPLRYRLVGQHSVYRIGDTVEVVVTGADPTSRRIRFALVHKGATIADVARMEQHKPPNGVHGTVRTRDHKPPKRKQKGRRR, encoded by the coding sequence ATGAGCAGACGTTCTATCACCAAAAATATCTATCGAAACACGCTCTTCGAGGGCGTGATACGCGGCAACCGCAAAGGGTTCGCCTTTTTGGCGCGCTCGGATGGGGGCGAGGATATGTTCATCTCGCACGAAAATCTGCACGGCGCACAGCACGGCGACACGGTACAATGCCGCCGACTCTATTCGGACGACGTGGAAGTCGTCAAGATATTGAAGCGCGGCGTCACCCAACTCATCGGCACCCTCAAGGTGTACCGCAACGGCTGTTTCGTCGTACCCGACGAGGAAGCCTACTATACCGATATTCACGTGGATGACCTCGTAGAGGGCGCCAAAAACGGCTACAAGGTCGTGGTGGACGTGGTGGACTACCCCAAGGGCTGCAACCCCGAGGGCGTCATCCGCCGCGTATTGGGCAAAGCGGGCGAGAAGCAAAGCGAGGTGCTGAGCTGTCTGTACCGCTACGGCTTCGCGGACGTCTTCCCCGAGGACGCGCTCAACGAGGCGGCTTCGCTGACGATGGGCGAAGCGGAAGAGGATAGGGCCGACCTGCGCGATCTGCTCACCATCACCATAGACGGGGACGACGCCAGGGATTTCGACGACGCCATATCCATCTCCAGGACCAAGGGCGATGGCTACGAGTTGTGGGTGCATATCGCGGACGTGTCGCATTACGTTCGTGAGGGCAACCCCATCGACCGCGAAGCGTACCAACGCGCCACCAGCGTGTACTTCCCGCGACAGGCGTTCCCCATGCTGCCCGAGGCCTTGTCCAACGACCTTTGCTCGTTGATGCCCGACCGCGACCGATTCTGCCTCAGTTGCCGTATGCGTTTCACCGCGCACGGCGAACGCAAGGACGTCTATCTCACCAAGAGCGTCATTCATTCGGCCTACCGTATGACATACCGCAAAGTGCAGGGCATTCTGGACGGGGACGAAACCCTTTGCCGCCAATACGAGCCCATCGTCAAAATGCTGACGACCGCCACCGACCTTGCGCGGCTGTTGCGCAAAAAACGCATAGACCGAGGCGCCATCGACTTCTCCGCGCACGAGACGACCGTTCTCTTCGACGGGGAGCGCATCGAAGGCGTCGTACCCGCCGAGATCACCGAATCCAACGCCGTCATAGAGGACTTTATGATCGCCGCCAACGAGGCGGTGGCCTCCACCTTGGAACGCGCGGGTTACCCCTGCGCCTACCGCGTGCACGACGTGCCCGAAGAGGACAAGTTGCACCAACTGACGGCCTTTGCCGAATGTTTCGGGCTGGCGCCCGAAGGGCGTTACCTCAACGAAAAGGAGATATGCGACTTTGTGCGCGCCGTAGCCGAAACGCCCTATGGCGACGTCATCAGCACGGTGGCCATTCGCTGTATGCAAAAGGCCAAGTACAGCCCCTTCAATATCGGGCATTACGGATTGGGCAGCGAGTGCTATTGCCATTTCACCTCGCCCATTCGCCGCTATCCCGACCTCATGGTGCACCGCATGGTCAAGTTGTACCTCGAGCGAAAGGGCGCGCCCCTTGCGGACGAGGAAAAGGACGCCCTCACCGAGGCGATGGAGTCTGCCTGTATGCATTGCAGTATGCAGGAACGCGCCGCCGAAAAGGCCGAGCGCGATATCGTGCACTACTACGAGGCCGTGTATATGCAGGAGCACCTGGACGGGCATTTCTCGGCCGTGGTGTCGGGCATGACCACCCGCATGATGTTCGCCACCCTGCCTTCGGGCATCGAGGGGGGCATACCCGTCGAGGATATGCACGACAGTTTCTACTACGACCCCCTGCGCTACCGTCTGGTGGGACAGCATAGCGTCTACCGCATCGGCGACACGGTGGAAGTGGTGGTCACAGGGGCCGATCCCACCTCTCGCCGCATTCGCTTCGCGCTCGTGCACAAGGGCGCGACCATCGCCGACGTAGCCCGTATGGAGCAACACAAACCCCCCAATGGCGTGCACGGCACCGTGCGCACCCGCGACCACAAACCGCCCAAACGCAAGCAAAAAGGGCGCCGCAGATAG
- the smpB gene encoding SsrA-binding protein SmpB — translation MKKSNEGSLIATNKKAYHDYFIEETYEAGIVLEGSEVKSLRQHNVSFVDSYVRIDGYNVFVVNLHISPYEKGSFYNPPAKRERRLLLTKREINKLRAMVERKGYTLVPTKLYFKQSLVKVEVGVAKGKHTYDKREDMRKKAIEENNRRYED, via the coding sequence ATGAAGAAATCCAACGAGGGTAGCCTCATCGCTACCAACAAAAAAGCCTATCACGACTACTTTATCGAGGAGACCTACGAGGCGGGCATCGTGCTGGAAGGCAGCGAAGTCAAGAGCCTAAGACAGCACAACGTCAGCTTCGTGGACAGCTACGTGCGCATAGACGGCTACAACGTATTCGTCGTCAACCTGCATATCTCTCCCTACGAGAAAGGCAGTTTTTACAATCCGCCCGCCAAACGCGAGCGGCGTCTCCTTTTGACCAAACGCGAGATCAACAAGTTGCGCGCGATGGTCGAACGCAAAGGCTACACCCTCGTGCCCACCAAACTCTATTTCAAGCAATCCTTGGTGAAGGTGGAAGTGGGCGTGGCCAAAGGCAAACACACCTACGACAAGCGCGAGGATATGCGCAAAAAGGCCATCGAGGAGAATAATCGCCGTTATGAGGATTAG
- a CDS encoding DUF4097 family beta strand repeat protein translates to MKKVLCIALIAALALGLFACNLINKATIETYDFETRNYTQATGDVSPTSAIDEINIDWVAGSVRVMVGTQDNITVHESGVGASASIPLCYRVNNATLSIAFAKDGTKIRNVSKTLVVTIPAEHLLTRLSVNAVAANVAVDPAVVGELNVDNVSGRVECTLNAIAKTRLNTVSGNVNLRAASTKEVEVETVSGTINLNLPVVDEVEAKSVSGNVTLALAKDASFAMNVSTVSGRVSTGDFACTKSGSRYLSGTGKIRIEVETTSGNVTLKTAS, encoded by the coding sequence ATGAAAAAAGTATTGTGCATAGCGTTGATAGCGGCGCTCGCCTTGGGCCTGTTCGCCTGCAATCTCATCAACAAGGCCACCATAGAGACCTACGACTTCGAGACCCGCAACTACACCCAAGCGACGGGCGACGTGTCACCCACCTCGGCCATTGACGAAATCAATATCGATTGGGTAGCCGGCTCGGTACGCGTGATGGTGGGCACGCAGGACAACATCACCGTGCACGAATCGGGCGTAGGCGCGTCGGCGTCCATACCCCTGTGCTACCGCGTCAACAACGCCACCCTCTCCATCGCTTTCGCCAAAGACGGCACCAAGATCCGCAACGTGTCCAAAACTTTGGTGGTCACCATACCCGCCGAACACTTGCTCACCCGTCTCAGCGTCAACGCGGTCGCGGCCAACGTGGCGGTAGACCCCGCCGTCGTGGGCGAACTCAACGTGGACAACGTATCGGGCCGCGTGGAATGCACCCTGAACGCCATCGCCAAGACCCGTCTCAACACCGTGTCGGGCAACGTCAATCTGCGCGCGGCTTCGACCAAAGAGGTGGAAGTCGAAACGGTCTCGGGCACCATCAATCTCAATCTCCCCGTCGTGGACGAGGTAGAGGCCAAGTCCGTGTCGGGCAACGTCACCTTGGCGTTGGCCAAGGACGCGTCCTTCGCCATGAACGTTTCCACCGTGTCAGGGCGCGTGTCCACGGGCGACTTCGCCTGCACCAAGTCGGGTAGCCGCTACCTCTCGGGCACGGGCAAGATCCGCATCGAGGTCGAAACCACCTCGGGCAACGTAACGCTCAAAACCGCATCCTGA
- a CDS encoding aminotransferase class V-fold PLP-dependent enzyme — MPCPTPILRFLREYQDGSPVRLHMPGHKGRPRLGVEPYDITEIRDADSLYCPVPDGIIAQSEAVATELFGSKRTVYSAGGSSLCIFTAAWLLRRYAADTGVAPLVLAVRNVHQSFVSALAQTGLSVEWFRSPEATALACPVDAVALETHLRGMPIRPIAVYLTSPDYLGNVQPVAAIAEVCHRLGVLLLVDNAHGTYLHFLPSPAHPLDQGADIVCDSAHKTLPALTGAAYLHFGATCPDYFPDNAKEAMLSVASTSPSYLVLASLDRTNACLTAPGYIGCIAEMAEMIADAKKRLTEKGWQCVGDEPLKLTLYCPSMGTSGVATARLLNEEKVVEEYADRDYLILMASADTPPEHLERAVQTLLHMQTGDLHPPMLTLPSLPPRAMSVREAYFAPREVLPIDRCEGRVLAYLPVKCPPAVPSVIAGEELTASVLRYLAAQGYAQLAVVKPE, encoded by the coding sequence ATGCCATGCCCTACGCCCATTCTGCGCTTTTTGCGTGAATACCAAGACGGCTCGCCTGTCCGTCTGCATATGCCGGGGCACAAAGGTCGTCCCCGTTTGGGCGTCGAGCCGTACGATATCACCGAGATACGCGACGCGGACTCGTTGTATTGTCCCGTCCCCGACGGTATCATCGCCCAAAGCGAAGCCGTGGCGACCGAGTTGTTCGGTAGCAAACGCACCGTATATTCGGCGGGCGGTTCGTCCTTGTGCATTTTTACGGCGGCGTGGCTTCTTCGGCGGTACGCCGCGGATACGGGCGTAGCGCCCTTGGTGCTGGCCGTTCGCAACGTGCACCAATCCTTCGTGTCCGCTTTGGCGCAGACGGGGTTGTCGGTAGAGTGGTTTCGTTCGCCCGAGGCGACGGCCCTTGCCTGCCCCGTGGACGCTGTGGCGCTCGAAACCCACCTACGTGGTATGCCTATTCGGCCCATCGCCGTCTATCTGACTTCGCCCGATTACCTCGGCAACGTACAACCCGTCGCGGCCATCGCCGAGGTCTGTCATCGTCTGGGCGTATTGCTCTTGGTGGATAATGCGCACGGTACCTACCTGCATTTTTTGCCTTCTCCCGCGCATCCCTTGGACCAAGGCGCGGATATCGTATGCGATTCGGCGCACAAAACGCTACCCGCGTTGACGGGCGCGGCGTATCTGCATTTCGGCGCGACTTGCCCCGACTATTTCCCCGACAACGCCAAAGAGGCCATGCTGTCGGTGGCGTCCACCAGCCCGTCCTACCTCGTGCTGGCGTCGCTCGACCGCACCAACGCTTGCCTTACGGCGCCGGGCTACATCGGGTGTATCGCCGAAATGGCCGAGATGATAGCGGACGCTAAGAAGCGCCTGACCGAAAAGGGCTGGCAATGTGTGGGGGACGAGCCGCTCAAATTGACGTTGTACTGTCCGTCGATGGGAACGAGCGGCGTCGCTACGGCGCGGCTTCTTAACGAGGAGAAAGTCGTCGAGGAGTACGCCGACCGTGATTACCTCATATTGATGGCGTCCGCCGACACGCCCCCCGAGCACTTGGAGCGGGCGGTGCAAACGCTATTGCATATGCAAACGGGCGATTTGCATCCGCCAATGCTCACTTTGCCGTCCTTGCCGCCTCGGGCGATGAGCGTGCGTGAGGCCTATTTCGCTCCGCGCGAAGTTTTGCCCATCGACCGTTGCGAGGGCAGAGTGCTCGCGTATTTGCCCGTCAAGTGTCCGCCCGCCGTGCCCTCGGTCATCGCGGGAGAAGAGCTGACCGCCTCGGTGCTACGGTATCTGGCGGCGCAAGGATACGCGCAGTTGGCCGTGGTAAAACCCGAATAA
- the scfB gene encoding thioether cross-link-forming SCIFF peptide maturase, translating to MIHTYRMGGYNIVLDTFSGSVHVVDDVAYRMIELLRDEPSQETLLQTIRAEFPAKDEAEIAECFEQIRSLRLAGQLFAPDTFRPLADKLKDKNKGVVKALCLHIAHSCNLACAYCFAGQGKYHGQSALMSVEVGKQALDFLIANSGARTNLEVDFFGGEPTLAMDVVRELVSYARSREKETKKRFRFTLTTNGLLIDDDLIDFVNREMSNVVLSLDGRKEIHDRYRVDHAGRGSWDKVVPKFQRLVAARGGKNYYMRGTFTHANPDFLEDVKCMLDLGFTELSMEPVVCDPTSPSALTQEDLPVVLRQYEDLAALMLARYKEGRPFTFYHYMIDLTDGPCVYKRISGCGSGTEYMAVTPTGDLYPCHQFVGEEQFLLGNVWEGVTHPERQQPFADCNVYAHPECRDCWAQLYCSGGCAANAYHATGKVTGVYEYGCTLFRKRMECAIYLQIAEQLEGKNE from the coding sequence ATGATTCACACCTACCGAATGGGGGGCTACAACATAGTGCTGGACACGTTTTCGGGTTCGGTACACGTCGTGGACGACGTGGCCTATCGAATGATAGAGCTTTTGCGGGACGAGCCTTCCCAAGAAACATTGTTGCAGACCATACGCGCCGAGTTCCCCGCGAAGGACGAGGCCGAGATTGCCGAGTGCTTCGAGCAGATACGATCCCTTCGCTTGGCGGGGCAACTTTTTGCGCCCGATACCTTCCGTCCGTTGGCGGACAAACTGAAAGACAAAAATAAGGGCGTGGTCAAGGCGCTTTGTCTGCACATTGCGCACAGTTGCAATTTGGCCTGCGCCTACTGTTTCGCAGGGCAGGGGAAGTACCACGGCCAAAGCGCATTGATGAGCGTAGAGGTGGGTAAACAGGCCCTCGATTTCCTCATCGCCAACTCGGGCGCGCGCACCAATCTCGAGGTGGACTTTTTCGGCGGTGAACCCACTTTGGCCATGGACGTGGTACGGGAATTGGTGTCATACGCCCGCTCGCGCGAGAAGGAAACGAAGAAGCGTTTCCGCTTTACTTTGACCACCAACGGCCTACTCATCGACGACGATTTGATAGACTTCGTCAACCGCGAGATGAGCAACGTCGTCCTGAGCCTCGACGGGCGCAAGGAGATTCACGACCGCTATCGCGTAGACCACGCGGGGCGGGGCAGTTGGGACAAAGTGGTGCCCAAATTTCAACGTTTGGTTGCGGCGCGCGGGGGCAAGAATTACTATATGCGCGGCACCTTTACGCACGCCAACCCCGACTTTTTGGAAGACGTCAAATGTATGCTCGACTTGGGCTTCACCGAGTTGTCGATGGAGCCGGTCGTATGCGATCCCACCTCCCCCTCGGCCCTCACCCAAGAGGATCTGCCCGTCGTTTTGCGGCAATACGAGGACTTGGCGGCGCTGATGCTCGCCCGCTACAAAGAGGGCAGACCCTTCACTTTCTATCATTATATGATAGACCTTACGGACGGCCCTTGCGTGTACAAGCGCATTTCTGGTTGCGGTTCGGGCACCGAGTATATGGCCGTGACGCCTACGGGCGACTTGTATCCTTGCCATCAATTCGTGGGCGAGGAGCAGTTCCTTTTGGGCAACGTATGGGAGGGCGTCACCCATCCCGAGCGGCAGCAGCCCTTCGCCGACTGCAACGTGTACGCGCACCCCGAATGTCGGGATTGCTGGGCGCAACTGTATTGTTCGGGCGGCTGTGCCGCCAACGCCTACCACGCGACGGGCAAGGTGACGGGCGTCTACGAGTACGGCTGCACCTTGTTCCGCAAGCGCATGGAGTGCGCCATCTATTTGCAGATCGCCGAACAGTTGGAGGGGAAGAACGAGTAG
- the scfA gene encoding six-cysteine ranthipeptide SCIFF, whose amino-acid sequence MKHIITVNTRNLCESAKNGGCGECQTSCQSACKTSCGIANQKCENEKKDK is encoded by the coding sequence ATGAAACACATCATTACCGTGAATACCCGTAATCTCTGCGAGAGCGCCAAGAACGGCGGCTGCGGCGAGTGCCAAACGAGTTGCCAATCGGCTTGCAAGACCAGTTGCGGTATCGCAAACCAAAAATGTGAGAACGAAAAGAAAGACAAATAA
- a CDS encoding DNA alkylation repair protein, whose amino-acid sequence MTMQLVREDWTTEDMDAFMTYLRSLGKGEEKARWEGRILNTRMPCLAVPATEVKRIVRQIAKGNLRAFIAHWRWDNYTASAVLGQLICYLPFEEQKPLLLRYAAQTDTWAGTDCLTFTKAPAADYLAFAKPCLASAYPFVRRLGLIVMLKIVDEDTVDAILAALPALQTEKEYYVNMAVAWLVSECFTKQRDKTLVFLEEGKYNEFVARKAVSKCRDSCRVSPEDKEMLLKYRPKR is encoded by the coding sequence ATGACGATGCAACTTGTGCGCGAGGATTGGACGACCGAAGATATGGACGCCTTTATGACCTACCTGCGTTCGTTGGGCAAGGGCGAAGAAAAGGCGCGGTGGGAAGGGCGCATTCTCAATACGCGTATGCCGTGTTTGGCCGTGCCCGCTACCGAGGTCAAACGCATCGTGCGGCAAATCGCCAAGGGCAATTTGCGCGCCTTCATCGCGCATTGGCGGTGGGACAACTACACCGCAAGTGCCGTACTCGGTCAACTGATATGCTATTTGCCTTTTGAGGAGCAGAAGCCGCTTTTGTTGCGCTACGCCGCCCAAACGGACACTTGGGCGGGGACGGACTGCCTGACGTTCACCAAAGCGCCCGCCGCGGACTATCTCGCGTTTGCTAAGCCGTGTCTTGCGTCCGCATACCCGTTCGTGCGGCGGCTGGGGCTTATCGTCATGCTCAAAATCGTCGATGAGGATACCGTCGACGCCATTTTGGCGGCGTTGCCCGCGTTGCAAACGGAAAAGGAGTATTACGTCAATATGGCGGTCGCTTGGCTGGTCTCCGAATGTTTCACCAAGCAAAGGGACAAGACGCTTGTCTTTTTGGAAGAGGGCAAATACAACGAGTTCGTGGCGCGCAAGGCCGTGTCCAAGTGCCGCGACAGTTGCCGCGTTAGCCCCGAGGACAAAGAAATGCTGCTTAAATACCGCCCGAAACGGTAA
- a CDS encoding MFS transporter, with protein sequence MKEKGTVADVKSDKISTRNLIMFPLGTIGRDFIYNLFNTYMMTFILLTKNLTSAELGAITFIVVGARIFDALNDPVMGGVVENTRTKWGKYKPWQLIGAVLTSAVVVLLYTINLDHWAFIGFLAFIYLMFSITFTMNDISYWGMLPTLSSDNDSRNKLTSVAQIAVTIGGGASGVLIPLLTTGQIGAAVFGSAKRAYAVLSLISAGLMIGFQLFTILGVKEKPLPDNFIKTPRLKVKDIFRTITHNDQLLWSAIILLLYNVGTGVVSAGLCTMYLYFEFGYEGLYGMLFYAVMGVLSVVFTVAYPALGKKLGRNKTLYSTVFAIIAAYALILLFGLVIPETKGFDLNLLGLHLHLNLKFILMMVAFGLTGWGGGFYMVMTINIANTVEYNEYKTGKREEGLIFSLRPLVNKLGSAISVGLVSVVYIVAGVLATTNAISDVENKFDAMGSLTAEQQADKLAQIETLTKSVPTANKNIMLLCMCLIPIAFLVVAMILYRKKCFLNEAKMEEIKAVVVEREAQAAAEREAAEEEVAADTAEGTALADESTDAKGPATAEEGE encoded by the coding sequence ATGAAGGAAAAAGGCACCGTTGCCGACGTCAAATCGGACAAGATATCCACGAGAAACCTCATTATGTTCCCGTTGGGAACGATAGGAAGGGATTTTATTTACAACCTCTTCAATACCTATATGATGACCTTTATTCTGCTGACCAAGAATCTGACGTCGGCGGAACTCGGGGCCATTACCTTCATCGTGGTGGGCGCGCGCATCTTCGACGCGTTGAACGATCCCGTGATGGGGGGCGTGGTGGAGAACACGCGCACCAAGTGGGGCAAGTACAAGCCGTGGCAGCTCATCGGCGCGGTGCTTACCTCTGCGGTGGTGGTGCTATTGTACACGATCAACCTCGATCATTGGGCGTTCATCGGCTTTTTGGCGTTTATCTACCTTATGTTCAGCATCACCTTTACGATGAACGACATTTCCTATTGGGGTATGCTGCCCACCTTGTCCTCGGACAACGATTCGCGCAACAAATTGACCTCGGTCGCCCAAATCGCCGTGACCATCGGCGGCGGTGCGTCGGGCGTCTTGATCCCCTTGCTGACGACGGGCCAAATCGGCGCGGCGGTGTTCGGCAGCGCCAAGCGCGCCTACGCCGTGCTGTCCTTGATTTCGGCGGGGTTGATGATAGGCTTCCAGTTGTTTACCATTCTCGGCGTCAAAGAAAAGCCTTTGCCCGACAATTTCATCAAAACGCCGCGGCTCAAGGTCAAGGATATTTTCCGCACCATCACTCACAACGACCAACTGTTGTGGAGCGCGATCATTCTCCTTTTGTACAACGTGGGCACCGGCGTGGTCAGCGCGGGGCTTTGCACGATGTACCTCTACTTTGAATTCGGTTACGAAGGGTTGTACGGTATGCTGTTTTACGCCGTAATGGGCGTTTTGAGCGTGGTGTTTACCGTGGCCTACCCCGCGTTGGGCAAGAAGTTGGGGCGCAACAAGACGCTCTATTCCACGGTGTTCGCCATCATCGCCGCCTACGCGTTGATACTCCTCTTCGGCTTGGTCATACCCGAAACCAAAGGTTTCGACCTCAACCTCTTGGGGTTGCACCTGCACCTCAATCTCAAGTTTATCCTGATGATGGTGGCCTTCGGTCTCACGGGGTGGGGCGGCGGCTTCTATATGGTCATGACCATCAATATCGCCAATACGGTGGAGTACAACGAGTACAAGACGGGCAAGCGCGAGGAAGGGCTCATCTTCTCTTTGCGCCCCTTGGTCAACAAACTAGGCTCGGCCATTTCGGTGGGGCTGGTGTCCGTCGTGTACATCGTCGCGGGCGTGCTGGCCACCACCAACGCCATCTCGGACGTGGAAAACAAGTTCGACGCGATGGGGTCGTTGACCGCCGAGCAGCAAGCGGACAAATTGGCGCAGATAGAGACGCTCACCAAGAGCGTACCCACCGCCAACAAAAATATCATGCTGTTGTGTATGTGCCTTATCCCCATCGCGTTTTTGGTGGTGGCCATGATATTGTATCGTAAGAAGTGTTTCCTCAACGAGGCCAAGATGGAAGAGATCAAGGCCGTGGTCGTCGAACGCGAGGCGCAAGCGGCCGCCGAACGGGAAGCCGCAGAGGAAGAAGTCGCCGCGGATACCGCAGAGGGAACCGCCCTTGCGGACGAATCGACGGACGCGAAAGGCCCCGCGACGGCCGAAGAAGGGGAATGA
- a CDS encoding Ldh family oxidoreductase → MAKVILDWKTAYDFVTDAFVGVGVPREDAEICTDVLLESDKRGIESHGCNRFKPIYIDRILAGIQNPVTNFEIVKETETTAVVDGHDGMGQVIGYKAMSLAIAKAKRYGMGMVVVRNSCHYGIAGYYPTMATKAGCIGITGTNARPSVAPTFGVEGMFGTNPLTIGIPTDEDFDFLIDCATSITQNGKVEYYERIGEPVHPGTIIDLEGKPVEGDAGVALKMIRQGKAALTTLGGIGEALGGYKGYGYAMVVEILSAALQDGEYGKALNGVGPNGEKVPYHLGHFFIAIDTDHFLGQDLCRKKAGDIIRAVRASRKAPGAERIYTAGEKEWNVWQARKDSGVPINESVQKEMCGVRDMLGLTQYVFPWEK, encoded by the coding sequence ATGGCAAAAGTTATTTTGGATTGGAAAACTGCATACGACTTCGTCACGGATGCCTTCGTGGGCGTGGGCGTACCCCGCGAGGACGCCGAGATCTGCACCGACGTTTTGCTCGAATCGGACAAGCGCGGCATCGAATCGCACGGCTGCAACCGCTTCAAACCCATCTATATCGACCGCATTCTGGCGGGCATTCAAAACCCCGTCACCAATTTTGAAATCGTCAAAGAGACCGAGACCACGGCCGTGGTGGACGGTCACGACGGCATGGGACAGGTCATCGGCTACAAGGCGATGAGCCTCGCCATCGCCAAGGCCAAACGCTACGGCATGGGCATGGTCGTGGTGCGCAACAGTTGCCACTACGGCATCGCGGGCTACTACCCCACCATGGCCACCAAGGCGGGCTGCATCGGCATCACGGGCACCAACGCGCGTCCCTCGGTCGCGCCCACCTTCGGCGTGGAGGGTATGTTCGGCACCAACCCCCTCACCATCGGCATTCCCACCGACGAGGACTTCGACTTTCTCATCGACTGCGCCACTTCCATCACCCAAAACGGCAAGGTGGAGTATTACGAGCGCATCGGCGAGCCCGTACACCCCGGCACCATCATCGACCTGGAAGGCAAACCCGTCGAGGGCGACGCGGGCGTGGCGCTCAAGATGATCCGTCAAGGCAAAGCGGCCCTCACCACCCTGGGCGGCATCGGCGAAGCCTTGGGCGGCTACAAAGGCTACGGCTACGCGATGGTCGTGGAGATCCTGTCCGCCGCCTTGCAGGACGGCGAATACGGCAAGGCGTTGAACGGCGTCGGTCCCAACGGCGAAAAAGTGCCCTACCATCTCGGCCACTTCTTCATCGCCATCGACACCGACCACTTCCTCGGCCAAGACCTCTGCCGCAAGAAAGCGGGCGACATCATCCGCGCCGTGCGCGCCAGCCGCAAAGCCCCCGGTGCCGAGCGCATCTACACCGCCGGCGAAAAGGAGTGGAACGTGTGGCAAGCCCGCAAGGATTCGGGCGTGCCCATCAACGAGTCCGTCCAAAAGGAAATGTGCGGCGTGCGCGATATGCTCGGCCTCACCCAATACGTCTTCCCCTGGGAAAAATAA